From a single Candidatus Acidiferrales bacterium genomic region:
- a CDS encoding alpha/beta fold hydrolase yields the protein MNRLLATSLVALICFPASLTAQADDPGQRLERPEREAQSLRFAVEASEQRSLELTFLMEAQGIARYEKIRYTSSADGRIIPAHLWTPLNTAGRKLPALVWIHGGVHSHLSSYYWRLIRDMLEEGYIVLAPEYRGSTHHGAEHYHAIDYGGMEVEDCTSGRDWLAEMHPNADANRIGILGWSHGGFITMHALYRAPEKFKVGVNVVGVSDLVERMGYATENYRRTFAEQKGFGGYPHEKLDRYIERSPAHQAQRLQTPLLIHAATNDDDVRIIEITHLIDALKASGKKFEYEIYPAPPGGHSFNRINTKTAAESWQKIKAFLARYLK from the coding sequence ATGAACCGCTTGCTCGCGACTTCCCTTGTCGCTTTGATTTGTTTCCCCGCAAGTTTGACGGCGCAGGCAGATGACCCCGGCCAGCGGCTCGAGCGCCCGGAGCGCGAGGCGCAATCGCTGCGGTTTGCCGTCGAGGCCTCCGAACAGCGCAGCCTCGAATTGACGTTTCTCATGGAAGCGCAGGGCATCGCCCGCTATGAGAAGATTCGCTACACCAGCTCGGCCGACGGCCGCATCATCCCGGCACACCTCTGGACGCCGCTCAACACTGCCGGGCGCAAGCTGCCGGCGCTCGTCTGGATTCACGGCGGCGTGCACAGCCACCTTAGCTCTTATTACTGGAGGCTGATCCGCGACATGCTCGAGGAGGGCTACATTGTCCTGGCGCCCGAGTACCGCGGCAGCACCCACCACGGCGCCGAGCACTACCACGCCATCGACTACGGCGGGATGGAGGTCGAGGACTGCACGAGCGGGCGCGACTGGCTGGCCGAGATGCACCCCAACGCGGACGCGAACCGCATCGGGATTCTCGGCTGGTCACACGGCGGCTTCATCACCATGCACGCCCTCTACCGCGCCCCGGAGAAATTCAAGGTGGGTGTGAACGTCGTCGGCGTCTCCGACCTGGTCGAGCGGATGGGTTATGCGACGGAAAACTACCGGCGCACCTTTGCCGAGCAGAAAGGCTTCGGCGGCTACCCCCACGAGAAACTTGACCGCTACATCGAGCGCTCGCCCGCTCACCAGGCCCAACGGCTGCAGACCCCGCTGCTCATCCACGCCGCAACCAACGACGATGACGTCCGCATCATCGAAATCACTCACCTGATCGACGCCCTCAAGGCCTCGGGCAAGAAGTTCGAATACGAGATCTATCCGGCCCCGCCGGGTGGTCATTCCTTCAACCGCATTAATACCAAGACCGCTGCCGAGAGCTGGCAGAAGATCAAGGCGTTCCTGGCGCGGTACCTCAAATAG